In one Echinicola marina genomic region, the following are encoded:
- a CDS encoding phosphoenolpyruvate carboxylase yields MSNTYQTEVAKRFTIYNSLFLDLPFDDIYRTGTLLPILSSACHKGFEEGKTPKEIINQFFEGMMSSHSMKEKHNLLFQLVQYVERQVVLFDSIEDAAFEKINDVKGQGTMNALISRAESDKKKEELIEKLRTFSIRLTLTAHPTQFYPGNVLAIITDLETAIRNNDLGSIDSLLRQLGKTAFINREKPSPYEEAVSLCWFLEHVFYKSIPDILARVLRKLDIPLHEWDNPDLLKVGFWPGGDRDGNPFVTHQITMSVADKLQETILKCLYRDIRKVRRRLTFTGVEPLMLEAEKGIYKTLFSGEKVFKSKEELLEVLLKARDIIIEKHDGLFLDLLDEYILKVNVFGFYFASMDMRQDSRKHEALWEEIIEVTEGKDALAAYKDATEKEKIEKILNFKTLPSPQSLKDEFHQEMLESIASISYVQDNNGTEGLHRYIISNCQSALHILQVYQLNKLTLAPKGNLKLDIVPLFETIDDLAAAPGIMEQLYTDPVYAKHLKSRGGKQTIMLGFSDGTKDGGYIRANWSILRAKEGLTLMSRKYDVSVIFFDGRGGPPARGGGNMHNFYASLGDQVENEEIQVTIQGQTISANYGKPVSCTYNLEQLLSAGLENHLYPTVDNRLTEDQKALIDEMADISYQAYKEFKSHPQFVPYLEKVTPLKFFGKTNIGSRPLKRSKGEGMKFEDLRAIPFVGSWAQMKQNIPGFYGVGKAIDEMEKRGKKDQVVKLYQDSLFFRSLMGNSMQSLAKSFYPATAYLKDDKTYGDFWALMHEEYQRSFDKILEVSGMSTLLEDNEVSKKSIEIREKIVLPLITIQQFAIQEMLDAGKENTILQKLILRTMFGIINAARNAA; encoded by the coding sequence GAGATTATTAACCAGTTTTTTGAGGGCATGATGTCTTCTCATTCAATGAAAGAGAAGCATAATTTGTTGTTCCAATTGGTTCAGTATGTGGAAAGACAGGTTGTATTGTTTGATTCAATTGAGGACGCTGCTTTTGAGAAAATCAATGATGTAAAGGGGCAAGGGACCATGAATGCATTGATTTCAAGGGCTGAAAGCGATAAAAAGAAAGAAGAATTGATAGAAAAGCTAAGAACTTTTTCTATCAGACTTACATTAACTGCTCACCCAACCCAGTTTTATCCTGGTAATGTATTGGCCATCATCACTGATTTGGAGACTGCTATCAGGAATAACGATCTGGGCAGCATTGATTCTTTGTTGAGGCAATTGGGGAAAACCGCATTTATCAATAGGGAAAAGCCTTCTCCTTATGAGGAGGCTGTCAGTCTTTGCTGGTTTTTAGAGCATGTTTTCTATAAGAGTATTCCAGATATCCTGGCTCGAGTTTTGAGAAAATTGGATATCCCTCTACATGAATGGGACAACCCTGACTTGCTGAAAGTTGGATTCTGGCCGGGTGGTGATAGGGATGGTAATCCTTTTGTGACCCATCAAATCACCATGAGTGTTGCGGACAAGCTCCAAGAAACTATTTTGAAATGTCTATACAGGGACATTAGGAAAGTAAGAAGAAGATTGACTTTCACAGGGGTAGAACCATTGATGCTTGAGGCAGAGAAGGGGATATATAAAACTCTTTTCAGTGGCGAAAAAGTCTTCAAATCCAAAGAAGAGCTTTTGGAGGTCTTGCTAAAAGCCCGAGATATCATCATTGAAAAGCATGATGGTTTGTTCTTGGATCTTTTAGATGAGTATATTCTGAAAGTAAATGTCTTTGGCTTCTACTTTGCCAGTATGGACATGAGACAGGACAGCCGTAAGCATGAGGCTTTATGGGAAGAAATCATCGAGGTAACTGAAGGGAAGGATGCTCTAGCTGCATACAAAGACGCAACAGAGAAAGAGAAGATCGAGAAGATTCTCAACTTCAAAACATTGCCAAGTCCTCAGAGTCTTAAGGATGAATTTCATCAGGAGATGTTGGAGAGCATTGCTTCCATCAGCTATGTACAGGATAATAATGGTACAGAAGGACTTCATAGGTATATTATTTCCAATTGTCAATCTGCACTGCATATACTTCAAGTATACCAGTTGAACAAATTGACACTTGCACCAAAAGGCAATCTTAAATTGGATATCGTTCCATTATTTGAGACTATCGATGATTTGGCCGCTGCTCCAGGAATTATGGAACAGTTGTATACCGATCCTGTGTATGCTAAGCACCTTAAATCAAGAGGTGGCAAGCAGACCATTATGTTAGGATTCTCTGATGGGACCAAAGATGGAGGTTATATTAGAGCTAACTGGTCTATTTTGAGAGCTAAAGAAGGCCTGACATTGATGTCCAGAAAGTATGATGTTAGTGTCATATTTTTTGACGGAAGAGGGGGGCCTCCTGCTAGAGGTGGTGGAAATATGCATAATTTCTATGCCTCTTTGGGTGACCAAGTGGAAAATGAGGAAATCCAAGTTACCATTCAGGGACAGACCATTTCTGCGAATTATGGCAAGCCGGTTTCTTGTACCTATAACCTAGAACAACTGTTAAGTGCTGGATTGGAAAATCATTTGTACCCTACAGTGGATAATAGACTGACGGAGGATCAAAAGGCTCTTATTGATGAAATGGCTGATATCAGTTATCAGGCATATAAAGAATTCAAGAGCCATCCACAGTTTGTTCCTTACTTGGAGAAAGTAACGCCGCTTAAATTCTTCGGAAAGACCAATATTGGATCTAGACCGCTGAAGAGAAGTAAAGGAGAGGGGATGAAATTTGAAGATTTGAGGGCCATTCCTTTTGTGGGCTCTTGGGCGCAAATGAAACAAAATATTCCTGGATTCTATGGTGTAGGTAAAGCCATCGATGAGATGGAAAAAAGGGGTAAGAAAGATCAAGTGGTTAAGCTTTATCAAGACTCATTGTTCTTTAGATCCCTCATGGGGAATTCCATGCAATCACTCGCCAAATCATTCTACCCTGCTACAGCTTACTTGAAGGATGATAAGACCTATGGAGATTTCTGGGCATTGATGCACGAAGAATATCAAAGATCCTTTGATAAGATTCTAGAGGTTTCTGGAATGTCAACACTTCTTGAGGACAATGAAGTGAGCAAGAAGTCAATTGAAATACGTGAAAAGATAGTATTGCCTTTGATAACTATTCAACAATTTGCTATTCAGGAAATGCTGGATGCAGGCAAAGAAAATACCATCTTACAGAAATTGATATTGAGAACAATGTTTGGAATTATCAATGCAGCCAGAAACGCGGCTTAA